One Amycolatopsis thermophila DNA segment encodes these proteins:
- a CDS encoding SDR family oxidoreductase, with translation MQQGRVVVVTGASGGIGRAAARAFGERGDRVALLARGEKGLKAAAEEVEQAGGEALPVPVDMADHAAVEAAAEKVEGTFGPIDVWVNDAFTSVFARFTDVEPEEFRRVTAVTYLGYVNGTRTALNRMLPRDRGAIVQVGSALAYRGIPLQSAYCGAKHAIQGFTEALRCELLNDKSNVHVTMVQMPGVNTPQFDWVLSRLPRRAQPVPPIYQPEIPARAIVYAADHPRRREYWVGGSTVATLIANKFAPGLLDRYLARTGVKSQQTTQPRDPDQPANLWVPADDPEGQDFGAHGRFDHKAKARSPQLWASQHHGLLGALAVAAATGLGALARNR, from the coding sequence GTGCAACAGGGACGAGTGGTGGTCGTGACCGGGGCCAGCGGCGGTATCGGCCGGGCCGCGGCACGCGCGTTCGGCGAACGCGGGGACCGGGTGGCCCTGCTGGCCCGCGGCGAAAAGGGTCTGAAGGCGGCGGCCGAGGAGGTCGAACAGGCCGGGGGCGAGGCACTGCCCGTGCCGGTGGACATGGCCGACCACGCCGCCGTCGAAGCCGCGGCCGAGAAGGTCGAGGGCACGTTCGGCCCGATCGACGTGTGGGTCAACGATGCGTTCACCAGCGTGTTCGCCCGGTTCACCGACGTCGAGCCGGAGGAGTTCCGCCGCGTGACCGCGGTGACCTACCTCGGGTATGTCAACGGGACCCGGACGGCGTTGAACCGGATGCTGCCGCGCGACCGGGGAGCCATCGTCCAGGTCGGCTCCGCCTTGGCCTACCGCGGCATTCCCTTGCAGAGCGCGTACTGCGGCGCCAAGCACGCCATCCAGGGATTCACCGAGGCGCTGCGCTGCGAACTACTCAACGACAAGTCCAACGTGCACGTCACGATGGTGCAGATGCCAGGTGTGAACACGCCGCAGTTCGACTGGGTGCTCTCCCGGTTGCCCCGCCGGGCCCAGCCGGTGCCGCCCATCTACCAGCCGGAGATCCCGGCCAGGGCGATCGTGTACGCGGCGGATCACCCCCGGCGGCGGGAGTACTGGGTCGGCGGGTCCACGGTCGCGACGCTCATCGCCAACAAGTTCGCCCCCGGGCTGCTGGACCGCTACCTCGCGCGTACCGGTGTGAAGTCGCAGCAGACCACGCAGCCCCGGGACCCCGACCAGCCGGCGAACCTGTGGGTCCCGGCCGACGACCCCGAAGGCCAGGACTTCGGCGCCCACGGCCGGTTCGACCACAAGGCGAAGGCGCGCAGCCCCCAGTTGTGGGCGTCCCAGCACCACGGCCTCCTCGGCGCCCTGGCGGTGGCGGCGGCCACCGGGCTGGGGGCTCTGGCCCGCAACCGCTGA
- a CDS encoding chloride channel protein: MRTNAMTGRRTVAVPARQPIGVWLRESSTGLAVLAVAIGAAAGLGAVLFRWLIGTFTHFFSGHDDYSAATGEAHPWFPALGPWFLLIAPVLAGLVYGPLVYRFAPEARGHGVPEVMYAVAERGGRIPAQVTVVKALASAMTIGSGGSVGREGPIVQIGSALGSTFGRWFRLPESRLRVLVACGAAGGIAATFNAPMAGPFFAMELILRDFAVESFGAVVLSSVTASVVGRAVFGDVAFLDLPPFTLRSPVEYLLFVVLGVVVGACGVLFAKVLYWVEDACDWVWRGPEWLRPAVGGLLLGGLLLLVPQMYGVGYPVLQNAVEGEYVLAFLLLLMVAKIVATSLTIGIGGSGGVFAPSLFIGAMGGTAFGIAVHTWLPATTASPGVYGLIGMGAAFAGAARAPITAVIILFELTGQYTIILPLMTAIVVATLTSKGLLRRDTIYTLKLRRRGIDLEHHPGPRALAATQVAAVAEPLPQALPVNTPLDAAARTLALSGHGALPVTAPDGRYRGCVTARAVAEALGDDQNRAADVSALAELPPLVTGESTLAEALDALSRASGTGLPVLDRTTETLTGWISHEAILAALHPARRTAVADQHG; this comes from the coding sequence ATGCGAACGAATGCGATGACCGGACGCCGGACCGTTGCGGTCCCCGCCAGGCAGCCGATCGGGGTGTGGCTGCGGGAGAGCTCAACCGGTCTGGCGGTCCTGGCCGTGGCGATCGGCGCCGCCGCCGGATTGGGCGCGGTGCTCTTCCGCTGGCTGATCGGCACGTTCACGCACTTCTTCTCCGGGCATGACGACTACTCGGCGGCCACCGGCGAGGCCCACCCGTGGTTCCCGGCGCTGGGGCCGTGGTTCCTGCTCATCGCACCGGTGCTGGCCGGCTTGGTGTACGGCCCGCTGGTGTACCGCTTCGCACCCGAGGCCCGCGGGCACGGTGTCCCGGAGGTCATGTACGCCGTCGCCGAGCGGGGCGGGCGGATCCCGGCCCAGGTGACCGTCGTCAAGGCGCTGGCGTCGGCGATGACGATCGGCTCCGGCGGCTCGGTCGGCCGCGAGGGGCCGATCGTGCAGATCGGCTCGGCGCTGGGGTCGACGTTCGGCCGGTGGTTCCGGCTGCCCGAGAGCCGGCTCCGGGTGCTGGTCGCCTGCGGCGCGGCCGGCGGGATCGCCGCGACGTTCAACGCGCCGATGGCCGGCCCGTTCTTCGCGATGGAGCTCATCCTGCGCGATTTCGCCGTCGAATCCTTCGGTGCGGTCGTGCTCTCCAGCGTCACCGCCAGTGTCGTCGGCCGGGCGGTGTTCGGCGACGTCGCCTTCCTCGACCTGCCGCCGTTCACCCTGCGCAGCCCTGTCGAGTACCTGCTGTTCGTGGTGCTCGGTGTGGTCGTCGGGGCGTGCGGGGTGTTGTTCGCCAAGGTCTTGTACTGGGTCGAGGACGCCTGCGACTGGGTCTGGCGGGGCCCGGAGTGGTTGCGCCCCGCGGTCGGCGGGCTGCTGCTGGGCGGTCTGCTCCTGCTCGTGCCGCAGATGTACGGCGTCGGCTACCCCGTGCTGCAGAACGCCGTCGAAGGCGAATACGTCCTCGCCTTCCTCCTGCTGCTCATGGTCGCCAAGATCGTGGCGACCAGTCTGACGATCGGCATCGGCGGCTCCGGTGGGGTGTTCGCGCCGTCGCTGTTCATCGGCGCGATGGGCGGCACCGCGTTCGGCATCGCGGTGCACACCTGGCTGCCCGCGACGACCGCCTCCCCCGGCGTCTACGGCCTGATCGGGATGGGCGCGGCGTTCGCCGGCGCCGCCCGGGCCCCGATCACCGCGGTGATCATCCTGTTCGAGCTCACCGGGCAGTACACGATCATCCTGCCGCTGATGACCGCCATCGTCGTCGCCACGCTGACCAGCAAGGGACTGCTCCGCCGCGACACCATCTACACCCTGAAGCTGCGCCGCCGCGGCATCGACCTCGAACACCACCCAGGGCCCCGAGCACTGGCCGCAACCCAGGTGGCGGCGGTCGCCGAACCGCTCCCCCAGGCGCTGCCCGTGAACACCCCACTGGACGCCGCGGCACGCACGCTGGCCCTGTCCGGGCACGGCGCCCTGCCCGTCACCGCCCCTGACGGGCGCTACCGCGGCTGCGTGACCGCCCGCGCCGTCGCCGAGGCCCTCGGCGACGACCAGAACCGCGCGGCCGACGTGAGCGCGCTGGCCGAACTGCCGCCGCTGGTGACCGGGGAATCCACCCTGGCCGAGGCCCTGGACGCCCTCAGCAGGGCCTCCGGCACCGGCCTGCCCGTGCTGGACCGGACCACCGAAACCCTCACCGGCTGGATCAGCCACGAGGCGATCCTGGCCGCCCTTCACCCCGCTCGACGGACAGCCGTCGCGGATCAGCACGGATGA
- a CDS encoding vitamin K epoxide reductase family protein yields MDAGQAAPLPPAPAPNPSRLRYRLPVAFLALAGLTIATYLTLFQYEVISGVWDPFFGPGSERVLTSSLSRALPVRDSALGAAAYLAELVLELSGGRRRWHERPWLVLLTGAVAAALGVAGVGLVIAQPVLTGTFCTLCLCSAAVSLMIAALVRREATAAVRLVAFRFRAGQSLASSIR; encoded by the coding sequence ATGGATGCCGGTCAGGCAGCCCCGTTGCCACCCGCGCCCGCCCCCAACCCGTCGCGCTTGCGGTACCGCCTGCCGGTGGCCTTCCTGGCGCTCGCCGGCCTGACGATCGCGACCTACCTCACCCTGTTCCAATACGAGGTGATCAGCGGGGTGTGGGACCCGTTCTTCGGCCCGGGCAGCGAACGGGTCCTCACCTCGTCGCTGTCGCGGGCTCTGCCGGTGCGTGACAGCGCCCTGGGTGCCGCCGCGTATCTCGCCGAGCTGGTGCTCGAGCTGAGCGGGGGGCGGCGCCGGTGGCACGAGCGCCCGTGGCTCGTGCTGCTCACCGGTGCCGTCGCCGCCGCACTCGGCGTGGCGGGTGTCGGACTCGTGATCGCGCAACCGGTGCTGACCGGGACGTTCTGCACCCTGTGCCTGTGCTCAGCGGCGGTGTCGCTCATGATAGCGGCGCTGGTGCGGCGGGAGGCCACCGCCGCGGTCCGCCTGGTGGCCTTCCGGTTCCGGGCGGGGCAGTCGCTGGCGTCCTCGATCCGGTGA
- the ctaD gene encoding aa3-type cytochrome oxidase subunit I, which translates to MTRTVKAVEPEIIRPRTPRHTVRGSAAVRLLRTTDPKQIGILYLSTSFAFFMAGGLMALLMRAELGRPGLQFLSQEQYNQLFTMHGTIMLLLYATPTVFGFANYILPLQIGSPDVAFPRLNAFSYWLFLFGGLIVLSAFLTPGGAADFGWTAYTPLSDAANSPGIGGNLWVAGLIVSGLGTILGAVNMVTTIVCLRCPGMTMWRMPIFTWNILFTSVLVLLAFPILTAALFGLAADRLIGAHVFDPANGGAILWQHLFWFFGHPEVYVVALPFFGIITEIVPVFARKPLFGYKLMVWATIILTSLSFAVWAHHMFATGAILMPFFAIMTFLIAIPTGIKFFNWIGTMWHGKLSFESPMLWSVGFLVTFLLGGLTGIILAAPPLDWHIHDTYFVVAHFHYVLFGTIVFATFAGIYFWFPKMTGRMMDERLAKLHFWTTFIGFHTTFLVQHWLGAMGMPRRYADYLATDGFTALHTVSTIGAFLLGLSMLPFIYNVVRSYRYGEQVTVDDPWGFGNSLEWATTCPPPRHNFLELPRIRSERPAFELHYPQFVEKFREESHRTPTQRRKPRPAPSEVAAAGTIPDWRETGKDPKDK; encoded by the coding sequence ATGACCAGAACCGTGAAGGCCGTCGAACCGGAGATCATCCGGCCGCGCACACCCAGGCACACCGTCCGCGGATCGGCCGCGGTCCGGTTGCTGAGGACGACCGACCCGAAGCAGATCGGCATCCTGTACCTGTCCACGTCGTTCGCGTTCTTCATGGCCGGCGGGCTGATGGCGCTGCTGATGCGCGCTGAGCTCGGGCGCCCGGGGCTGCAGTTCCTGTCGCAGGAGCAGTACAACCAGCTGTTCACCATGCACGGCACGATCATGCTGCTGCTCTACGCGACCCCGACGGTGTTCGGGTTCGCCAACTACATCCTGCCGCTGCAGATCGGCTCACCCGACGTCGCGTTCCCGAGGCTGAACGCGTTCTCCTACTGGCTGTTCCTGTTCGGCGGCCTGATCGTGCTGTCCGCGTTCCTGACCCCGGGCGGCGCCGCGGACTTCGGCTGGACCGCCTACACCCCGCTGTCCGATGCGGCGAACTCGCCCGGAATCGGGGGCAACCTGTGGGTGGCCGGGCTGATCGTGTCCGGGCTGGGCACCATTCTCGGGGCGGTCAACATGGTCACCACGATCGTGTGCCTGCGCTGTCCGGGCATGACGATGTGGCGGATGCCGATCTTCACCTGGAACATCCTGTTCACCAGCGTGCTGGTGCTGCTGGCCTTCCCGATCCTGACCGCGGCGCTGTTCGGGCTGGCCGCGGACCGGCTGATCGGGGCGCACGTGTTCGACCCGGCCAACGGCGGAGCGATACTGTGGCAGCACCTGTTCTGGTTCTTCGGTCACCCCGAGGTTTACGTCGTCGCGCTGCCGTTCTTCGGGATCATCACCGAGATCGTCCCGGTGTTCGCGCGGAAACCGCTGTTCGGTTACAAGCTGATGGTGTGGGCGACGATCATCCTGACGTCGCTGTCGTTCGCGGTGTGGGCGCACCACATGTTCGCCACGGGCGCCATCCTGATGCCGTTCTTCGCCATCATGACGTTCCTGATCGCGATCCCGACGGGCATCAAGTTCTTCAACTGGATCGGAACCATGTGGCACGGGAAGCTGTCGTTCGAGTCGCCCATGCTGTGGTCGGTCGGGTTCCTGGTGACGTTCCTGCTGGGCGGGCTGACCGGGATCATCCTGGCCGCGCCACCTCTGGACTGGCACATCCACGACACCTACTTCGTGGTCGCCCATTTCCACTACGTGCTGTTCGGCACGATCGTGTTCGCCACCTTCGCCGGAATCTACTTCTGGTTCCCGAAGATGACCGGCCGGATGATGGACGAACGGCTCGCGAAGCTGCACTTCTGGACCACGTTCATCGGGTTCCACACCACGTTCCTCGTCCAGCACTGGCTGGGCGCGATGGGCATGCCGCGCCGCTACGCCGACTACCTCGCCACCGACGGGTTCACCGCGTTGCACACGGTGTCGACCATCGGTGCGTTCCTCCTCGGCCTGTCGATGCTGCCGTTCATCTACAACGTGGTGCGCAGCTACCGCTACGGGGAGCAGGTGACCGTGGACGACCCCTGGGGCTTCGGCAACTCGCTCGAGTGGGCGACGACGTGTCCGCCGCCGCGCCACAATTTCCTCGAGCTGCCGCGGATCCGGTCGGAGCGTCCGGCGTTCGAACTGCACTACCCGCAGTTCGTGGAGAAGTTCCGTGAAGAGTCGCACCGGACGCCCACCCAGCGCCGCAAGCCGCGTCCGGCGCCGTCCGAAGTGGCCGCCGCCGGGACCATTCCCGACTGGCGGGAGACGGGCAAGGATCCGAAGGACAAGTGA